The following DNA comes from Triticum aestivum cultivar Chinese Spring chromosome 3D, IWGSC CS RefSeq v2.1, whole genome shotgun sequence.
ccaactttcctcagactctgcctccaccacaccaaatgcaactgggaatagccagttgtgtccatcaactgcagaagctgctactagctgtcctctccatcttccagtcaaatgtgtagcatctacagccaaatagggcctgcaaccatctagaaacccctgccagcaagccttgaaacaaacaaaagcccttctgaagcactccttctgaaatgacttcccttttattttgaatggaactgtatgcttgtcaatctctacaacactccctggacttgccatctccacttcagctttgaaagtgtaaagcagctgaaaactgtcattccattgaccattaattctgtcaagagccctttccctagcattgaaaattctcatgtaaggaatttctatcttgtacttctcaaaaagcttcccatggagtgctgttggaccaagtccaggttcttctctcagccaatccaatatagcatctgccacccacctagtttttgctagcttggttttggccttcccccctccccctccaggtggacatgtgtgcttgtgtgggtttttctttatctgaaacaaaataaaagggtaaaaaacagttgagaaaccttactcaacgatctgaaactaaattactaactgaacttggattacctgaatatatttgctcttgatcatacgagatgcatgcaacttccacctacacctaggatatggacaaaatactgtgaaccttgctggctcactccttttaatcttataggtgttttcagatataatgcaccatgttgtcactgcattccgacagtccaccattgattggaaaatggtacctacactaagctcaggtttttccctgttccactcaattgttggcatgtcatcaccatcgtattcatcctcgattaagctctccatgttctccaccttctcttcatcgtcagtgtcatcaaacctagcttggctgatgggctcctccatatattcgtcatccactgcttgctgactggctacatcgaccagttcaggaaacatcatctcgtcttcatcatcatttgtaggcactgcctcgtcaggttctgcatcttcttctacaccaactgcagaaggtacacgagaagcagcagctgaatcggaaccagaattggcagcaggcatgttctggctccatgaaccacttgctttacttggtgtcgacctacaaggagtgccggggtgctggctattagcacagacagatgatgtctgaactcccttccccttcgcccgttctgcgcgtggctgaagcacatcgatttggagtttaccaaatcggcagccagcaatcccagcaaaaagcaacggcatatgatcgtcgcaagttagtgggagaaatctttgctcgtcactgctgaagtaattcagttcaacagcatcggcatcactccagggataggtgtttcggagctcagctcgcaaatctttgaaagatatgctggtttctaccactttgggatagaaaaatgatgaaatcaaatgcggtttagtaccacgcagcacactagtttccattctaatcgccagccggaaagccagcgcgggatcaatcctattttgttgaaggaaacaaaggcttcagttagccgggtaaaatcgagcacaaattcaaacgattcaagcaaacagaagtcaaatacggcctacaatacgacttagaacgtcaattcgagaggaaacaatgcttacccaggtttaatccatgaattatctgccgCAGATTCCACCCAATCCTCTCCACGGTCGACTGCATTCCGGCCAtcctcactcaacatcgctatgtaatcccaggtggggaggtgggctatatctggcggagacgcggcgtcgccgacgaactgaataggggcatagggtggaggaaacaactgtggtggacgcggcacgacgccggcggagggggaggggcggcgcggtgcagtgcggcctatctagattgtgtttcagattcagacaagctgcccaatacgtgtctccttgcggtcccacccgtcagcaagcaacagtcagacgaagactcggccccactcgtcagcaattaacggtcaatggacggtcaagacggcaaacgcccgctatgagcatttgtgagagtttcagctaaggaagaggggaaaagtgagcaaaagtttggagcgtggggaaaagtgagcacaactaaggaaccaggggcactaatttaaatatccctacaatttaccattgtattgggtgtgttggggacacaagagactctttgttatttggttgcagggttgcttgagagagaccatcttcatcctacgcctcccacggaattataaaccttaggtcatccacttgagggaaatttgctactgtcctagaaacctctgcacttggaggcccaacaacgtctacaagaagaaggttgcgtagtagacatcaaggatcactagggacacggttttgtttatctattcacacatgtatttaagtttccggtcaatacaattctagcatgaataataaacatttatcaggaaTAGGGAAATATGGTAATAACCAATttattttgcctctagggcatatttccaacaggaccgCCGCTCGCCGCGACCCCTGCCCAAGGCGCGGACGCATTCTGCACTACCTCCACGGtgcctcctcgtcatcgtcgtcgtcctggAGCGCCATGACAGCGCGGGAGTACGCCGACCGGGAGCAGCGTCGACGAGACAGGTGCAACGCCGCGCGCCGATCCCAGTTCGCGGACTCCGGCGTCCCGCCACCACACATCGTGGCGGACCCATACCTGTCGTATGCCTGGGCCCTAGACCGCTCCGTGACGACATCGAAGACGGCCAAgcaccgtctccgccgcctcaatGAGGAAATGGCTAGGTACGGCGAGGAATGGTCCCTCGTCGAGATCGCTGCCGCCGAAGTCGACGCCTCCAACGGCAGCCGCCCTCTCCCCCAGCCCACGTCCTCGATGGCCGAGGCCGCACTGCGCAtggcgcaggaggcggcggagaggatTATCCGTGAGCGTTAGGCGGACGCCGGAAAGCCCTACCGCGACGCCACCACCTTCCGCCGCCCCAAAgcccgacgacgacggcggcggcgggtcggGCGACGATGACGAAGGAGGAGTTGccgaccagcccggcattggctacGAGGTCACCGTGAAGTATTAGGATAGTTTAGGGATTTAGTTTTAGGGTTTTAGTTCACCGGGCGAAATATCGTCCAGTTTTATGTCCAAAGTATCCTACTTTCAATGAAATCCGTTGTGTTTATATCTAATCTGcacttgtttgcacgaatttcgtccggttgatttaatttgttgtgaaaatgtatgcggctagcgttggatgTTACCTCCCGCAGTGTCCACGGACTGGACCCTCCCTCTCCGCGGACGGATGGGAGAGATTTTTTGTGGGTTGCTGTTGGAGATGTGCttaatacaactttgtactaaaattagtacaaagttgagacacttattttaggacggagggagtagaattcaGAATAGAAGTCCCTTTGCACCTAAAAAATATCTCGGCGTGCGCtttttcagaaagaaagaaaaccTATCTTTGCGTATTCTATAGGAAAAAATTATCTCGCTCTCTGCTGCCAcgaatgacatgtggggcccaaagCCACCGCACAACAATTCCGAAGGTCGAACCTCTAGAACATTCGCCATCAGCGGTCGAAAGACCCCCTTTCAGAAGTTTCCATCGCCTTCCAGACTCGCCGCTCCAGCCACCTACATAAACTCCCTCGCCATCTCATCCCCACCAAAGCATTCGACAAAATTCAACCAGCAATCCAACGCAAGACCAACCCGAGGAGATCGACCGAGCTCAAGATCCGCGAGCGAGAATGGCGGGCATGGTGTTCGGCTTGGAGAACCCGATGATGACGGCGCTGCAGCACCTGCTGGACATCCCGGACGGCGAGGCCGGCAACACCGCCGGCGGCGAGAAGCAGGGCCCGACGCGCGCCTACGTCCGGGACGCGCGCGCCATGGCGGCCACCCCGGCCGACGTTAAGGAGCTGCCGGGCGCGTACGCGTTCGTGGTGGACATGCCGGGGCTGGGGTCCGGCGACATCAAGGTGCAGGTGGAGGACGAGCGGGTGCTGGTGATCAGCGGCGAGCGCaggagggaggagaaggaggaagcCAAGTACATGCGGATGGAGCGCCGCATGGGGAAGCTGATGCGCAAGTTCGTGCTGCCAGAGAACGCCGACATGGAGAAGATCTCCGCCGCGTGCCGCGACGGCGTGCTCACCGTCACCGTCGAGAAGCTGCCGCCGCCcgagccgaagaagcccaagaccatCCAGGTCCAGGTCGCCTGAGCTGAGATGCATGGTGTGCGGGTCGAATCGAAGCAGAGTGTGAGTGAGTAGCGAGTTTCCTGTGATGAGTAATGGATGGTTTGCTGTTTCGTTAATGGAAATGGGGAATTGGGGATGTTCTCTGGTTTCGCCTGAATAAAACATGCGATTCTCTCGGCCACATTTTCGATTGAAAAATCCAAGATACCCGTGTTCAGAAAATTCAGAAACATGTAATTCAGGAAAACTGGATAAGACCACAACATGTGGAATAGCAAAAATTAGGTGGAAAACGAACTAGCTCTGACACCAGGGAGAAAAATCCTGGATGTCTTGCATTTTCATCTTGACAAATGGCTGCCTGGGAAGATAGAAAAAATAAATTCTAATTAGAATTAAGAATTCAGAAATGTTATTCTGCTTTGCGTGAAAGAAACATGTGACAATCTTTTTTTCTTGCACAAGAAACATGTGAGAATCTCCAAATTCGATTAATCGAGGTATGAGGATATGTGAGATAACCGATTCAGTGTATTATGAACTGATTTTCAAATACATTTATTTTGACACAACGAAAAATAAAGCAGCCATGATTGTGTGGGGGCTAAAAGAGTGATGTGTTATATGCACAAACTTCTTTATCTTGACAGAACTTGGGAAATGCCGTGGTACTCTCGGGTGTGAGTACATATGTGGGAGGTAATTCCAAACAAAAACATAAAAAATCTGAAACATTTTCAAAAACAAATTTGACCTTCTGTTATGCCAAGAAAAAAAAAGGTCCCGTCAACTTCGGAAAATAAAAATCAGACGACGAAAAACGTGAATAATAACTTGTATATATTGTTGATCTTTTTCACCGAAAATATTGTGAAAGTCATTTCCCGTGAAAGCAATTTCTTGGCCAAAGTTTTTATACAAATACAACGAGAGTAGGACATTTTGGAGACCAAATCCAATAGAGGCCTTAGTTAAAAAAACATTTTTTAATTTAAAAAACTAAAAAATCAGTATGCTTGTATACAAGGAGTCAAGGATATAATGTGTATGTGTGTAAAAATATAGGATGATATACCTTAAAATTTGAGCTTCACAAAAAAGGTGACGGCCTTTGAGGATCAACAATACATATGCTAAAAATGCACAAAATTGTCTTTTTTGTAGCCATCATATTTGACCAGAAAATTAACACAAATGTATATTATGTCTCTAGGTATAtgtgtattttttcagaattttttaaagcTGGAAAGTTTGAATTTCAAAGTTTTCAAATTAAGACCTCCATGGAGCTCGGGCTCCATTTGAAATTTTCATACAACAGAAGGTCAACTTTGTTTACCAAAATGTTTTGTCTTTTTTGACTCTTTTTGGAATTACTAAAAAAATATCATATCAGGTGCACTTGCACCCCAGAGCTGGGACAAGCACCTTTGGCTCTCGGGTGTAGGTGCACCCTATATGGGAAGAAAAatagcaattttgaaaaaagtgatAAATTAGGAAACTTTTTGTTaatgaatgactttcattctattctAGGTGGAAAAATCAGCACTATATACAAGCTAATATTCATGCTTTTGTCCTTGATTTTTCTTTGCACTAAAGGCGACGGGAGTTTTTTCTTAATGAAACTTTTTAAACAAGTACAATTGAACGTCAACTTTGTTTCTAAAAATATTTAAGAGCTTTTTGACCTTTCCTGGCCCCATATAGGTTGCACCTACACCCAAGAGCCAAAAGGTATTTCTTCGGATTGAAAATGATATTTACAGAATTAAAGAGTTAATGCGTGTCTGAGCGAGCTTTTGCTAGGGCAGTCCAATATGATGGTGACTAATGGGTTTTTTCACCACTCCCCACAAAAGGTGTAATTAGAGCTTAGCCTCAAACTATGTTACCTTTTTTTCTCTGCTAATAGAAACAAGAGTGGTCCTCGCAGTTTGGAAACAAGAATGGTCTTATTAATAGCAAGGTGTACCTTAAGAAAATTGTTTTAATTCATTTATCTTTTCTTAGTGGACGTGAAATCTTTTCGTGGCCTTTTTCCTGAATGGCTTTATTTGATTTAATCCCTTTTGCATAAAATGTATAACTCTATAGTTTTGTGTGCGTCCCAAGCCGAAGGATGTAATGAGGGATTTGGTAATTTGACATCTCCCCAAAAGGGCAGAAGTTGTACAATTTGTGAAAAAACAAAAAATCACCTAGAGAGGTATGGTGTGATAGCTTCCTTGTATGCTCttttttcttggttcttgtttgtaaTCTCCTATTTCTATATGAAACTGTTGGTTCATAATCAACCCTTGGAAAAGTCAACATCCTGATCTACGAATTTTATAGCGAGGGTGTCATTAAATTCTTTTGAGACCCTTCCCCTATAGAAGTGAAGTTATTTCGTGTAATTATAATTGTGTTTGCTATTTATCAGCTGACTGGAATTTTCA
Coding sequences within:
- the LOC123074158 gene encoding 17.5 kDa class II heat shock protein-like; the protein is MAGMVFGLENPMMTALQHLLDIPDGEAGNTAGGEKQGPTRAYVRDARAMAATPADVKELPGAYAFVVDMPGLGSGDIKVQVEDERVLVISGERRREEKEEAKYMRMERRMGKLMRKFVLPENADMEKISAACRDGVLTVTVEKLPPPEPKKPKTIQVQVA